In Acidiphilium acidophilum, one genomic interval encodes:
- the ispH gene encoding 4-hydroxy-3-methylbut-2-enyl diphosphate reductase has protein sequence MSGTTMKVVLAQPRGFCAGVERAIEIVERALVKFGPPIYVRHEIVHNRHVVEDLRARGAVFVDEIAEVPDGAITVFSAHGVARKVQHAAAERDLPVIDATCPLVAKVHSEGRRYAGQGREIILIGHAGHAEVEGTIGQIDGKVYLVQTVEDVATLTVTDPEKLSYITQTTLSVDDTRGIIAALTARFPTITGPDVRDICYATQNRQEAVRHLAEQVELILVVGSRNSSNSNRLREIGAELGRPSYLIDDAGHLEAAWFDGISTVGVTAGASAPEVLVRGVLEGLKRFGPIEVEMLAGTPEDVRFKLPSEVSDD, from the coding sequence ATGTCGGGCACCACCATGAAAGTCGTGCTCGCCCAGCCGCGCGGCTTCTGCGCCGGCGTCGAGCGCGCCATCGAAATCGTCGAGCGCGCCCTGGTCAAATTCGGCCCGCCGATCTACGTCCGCCACGAAATCGTCCACAACCGCCACGTCGTCGAAGACCTCCGCGCCCGTGGTGCGGTCTTCGTCGATGAAATCGCCGAAGTCCCCGATGGCGCGATCACGGTGTTCTCCGCCCACGGCGTCGCCCGCAAGGTGCAGCACGCCGCCGCCGAACGCGACCTGCCGGTGATCGACGCCACCTGCCCGCTGGTCGCCAAAGTCCATTCCGAAGGCCGCCGCTATGCCGGCCAGGGCCGCGAGATCATCCTGATCGGCCATGCCGGTCATGCCGAGGTCGAAGGCACGATCGGCCAGATCGATGGCAAGGTCTATCTGGTCCAGACCGTCGAGGACGTCGCGACCCTCACGGTCACCGACCCCGAAAAACTTTCCTACATCACGCAAACCACTCTTTCGGTCGACGATACCCGCGGGATCATCGCGGCACTCACTGCCCGGTTCCCCACCATCACCGGGCCGGACGTCCGCGATATCTGCTACGCGACCCAAAACCGCCAGGAAGCCGTCCGCCATCTGGCTGAACAGGTCGAACTCATCCTCGTGGTCGGCAGTCGCAATTCCTCCAATTCCAACCGCCTGCGCGAAATCGGTGCCGAACTCGGCCGCCCGTCCTACCTGATCGACGATGCCGGCCATCTCGAAGCCGCCTGGTTCGACGGCATCAGCACGGTCGGCGTCACCGCCGGCGCCTCGGCCCCCGAGGTTCTGGTGCGCGGTGTGCTCGAAGGCCTCAAGCGCTTCGGCCCGATCGAGGTCGAAATGCTGGCCGGCACGCCGGAAGACGTTCGGTTCAAACTGCCGAGCGAAGTCAGCGACGACTAA
- the dxs gene encoding 1-deoxy-D-xylulose-5-phosphate synthase: MPPRTPLLDRVKIPSDLRNLSGEQLRQLADELRAETIDTVSVTGGHLGASLGVVELTVALHAVFDTPHDRLIWDVGHQTYPHKILTGRRDRIRTLRQPGGLSGFTRRSESEYDPFGAAHSSTSISAGLGMAVARDLRGDSPERNVIAVIGDGAMSAGMAYEAMNNAGASKSRLIVVLNDNDMSIAPPVGAMSAYLSRLISSRSFLNLREFAARMAKRFPRTLERTAKRAEEYARGILTGGTLFEELGFYYVGPIDGHNLDHLLPVLRNLRDAEGDEPILLHVVTQKGKGYGPAEASADKYHGVSKFNVVTGEQAKAPPGPPSYTKVFATALIAEAEVNPHIVTVTAAMPGGTGLDAFGKRFPDRTFDVGIAEQHAVTFAAGMATEGMAPFCAIYSTFLQRGYDQVVHDVALQHLPVRFAMDRAGMVGADGATHAGVYDLAFLGCLPGFTIMAPSDEVELMDCVATAAMIDDGPSAFRYPRGDGIGRDLPARGTPWAIGKGRMVREGSSVAILALGPRLHDALKAADELAARGFTTSVADARFMKPLDTAMIDQLARHHEVLITIEDGAAGGFGAAVAHHLAWTGAFDHGLRFRPMTLPDRYIDHNTPAAQLIDAGLTAKDIVAHALSALGRTENAGKGHSSVAIPAQ; the protein is encoded by the coding sequence ATGCCGCCGCGGACGCCGCTGCTCGACCGGGTCAAAATCCCCTCGGATCTGCGTAACCTTTCGGGCGAGCAGCTTCGGCAGCTCGCCGATGAGCTTCGGGCCGAGACGATCGACACGGTTTCGGTCACGGGGGGGCATCTCGGCGCTTCGCTCGGGGTGGTGGAACTGACCGTAGCGCTTCATGCGGTCTTCGATACGCCGCATGACCGGTTGATCTGGGATGTCGGGCATCAGACCTATCCGCACAAGATTCTGACCGGGCGGCGGGACCGGATTCGCACCCTGCGCCAGCCGGGGGGGCTTTCCGGCTTTACCCGTCGTTCGGAGAGCGAATACGACCCGTTCGGGGCGGCGCATTCCTCGACCTCGATTTCTGCGGGGTTGGGCATGGCGGTGGCGCGCGACCTCAGGGGCGATTCGCCGGAGCGTAATGTGATCGCGGTGATCGGCGACGGGGCGATGTCCGCCGGGATGGCGTACGAGGCGATGAACAATGCCGGGGCGAGCAAGTCTCGTCTGATCGTGGTGTTGAACGACAACGATATGTCGATCGCGCCGCCCGTGGGCGCGATGAGCGCTTATCTTTCAAGGTTGATATCGTCGCGCAGTTTCTTGAATTTGCGGGAGTTTGCCGCCCGGATGGCGAAGCGGTTCCCCCGCACTCTGGAGCGCACGGCGAAGCGGGCGGAGGAGTATGCGCGCGGGATTCTGACCGGGGGCACGCTGTTCGAGGAACTCGGCTTTTATTATGTCGGGCCGATCGACGGGCATAATCTGGATCATCTGCTGCCGGTGCTGCGCAATCTGCGCGATGCGGAAGGCGACGAGCCGATATTGCTGCATGTCGTGACGCAGAAAGGCAAGGGCTACGGGCCTGCCGAAGCCTCCGCCGACAAATATCACGGGGTGTCGAAATTCAATGTGGTGACCGGCGAGCAGGCCAAGGCGCCGCCGGGGCCGCCCTCGTATACCAAGGTGTTCGCCACCGCGTTGATCGCCGAGGCCGAGGTCAATCCGCATATCGTGACGGTGACTGCGGCGATGCCGGGAGGGACCGGGCTCGATGCGTTCGGCAAGCGGTTTCCGGACCGGACCTTCGATGTCGGGATTGCCGAGCAGCATGCGGTGACGTTTGCAGCCGGGATGGCGACCGAGGGGATGGCGCCGTTCTGTGCGATTTATTCGACCTTCCTGCAACGCGGGTACGATCAGGTGGTGCACGACGTGGCGTTGCAGCATCTGCCGGTGCGGTTCGCGATGGATCGGGCCGGAATGGTCGGCGCGGATGGGGCGACCCATGCCGGGGTGTATGATCTGGCGTTTCTCGGGTGTCTGCCGGGATTTACCATCATGGCACCGTCCGACGAAGTGGAACTGATGGATTGCGTCGCGACCGCTGCGATGATCGATGATGGACCCTCGGCGTTCCGGTATCCGCGTGGCGATGGCATCGGGCGGGACTTGCCGGCGCGCGGGACACCCTGGGCGATCGGTAAGGGGCGGATGGTTCGTGAGGGCAGCAGCGTCGCGATTCTGGCGCTCGGGCCCCGGCTGCACGATGCGTTGAAAGCGGCGGACGAGCTGGCGGCGCGCGGCTTCACCACCAGCGTGGCCGATGCGCGGTTCATGAAGCCGCTCGATACCGCAATGATCGATCAGCTGGCGCGGCATCACGAAGTTCTGATCACGATCGAGGACGGGGCTGCGGGCGGGTTCGGCGCGGCGGTGGCGCATCATCTGGCGTGGACCGGGGCGTTCGATCACGGGCTGCGGTTCCGGCCGATGACCCTGCCGGACCGCTATATCGATCATAATACGCCGGCGGCTCAGCTGATCGATGCGGGGCTGACCGCGAAGGATATCGTGGCCCATGCGCTTTCGGCGCTGGGACGGACGGAAAACGCCGGAAAGGGTCATTCTTCGGTCGCAATTCCGGCTCAGTGA
- a CDS encoding ABC transporter substrate-binding protein — MKRRIILAAPLAAVLPLAFPSARAAATDGSIAAPVTALDDALIATMKAGSAGKSFMARYDALKPVVEQSFDLPEILQVSAGLLWSQIPAAQQTELQTLFTQYTVASYISSFDAYGGQHFETLPGTRSVGAKRIVTTDLVAKGGHKTKLAYVMTSTGGSWKITDVLFEGTISKVATQRSDFDSLIAPGNATRLIEALKRKVAALSGGALKG, encoded by the coding sequence ATGAAACGACGCATCATTCTGGCGGCACCGCTCGCGGCGGTCCTGCCTCTGGCCTTTCCCTCGGCACGCGCTGCTGCCACGGATGGCTCGATTGCCGCACCGGTCACCGCGCTCGATGACGCGTTGATCGCGACGATGAAGGCCGGCAGCGCCGGGAAGAGCTTCATGGCGCGCTACGATGCGCTCAAGCCGGTGGTCGAGCAGAGTTTCGATCTGCCGGAGATTTTGCAGGTGTCGGCGGGACTGTTGTGGTCGCAGATACCGGCGGCGCAGCAGACGGAGTTGCAGACGCTGTTCACCCAGTACACGGTGGCAAGCTATATCAGCAGCTTCGATGCCTATGGCGGGCAGCATTTCGAGACCCTTCCGGGGACGCGCAGCGTGGGGGCCAAGCGGATCGTGACCACGGATCTGGTTGCGAAGGGCGGCCACAAGACCAAGCTCGCTTATGTGATGACCTCGACCGGGGGAAGCTGGAAGATCACCGATGTGCTGTTCGAGGGCACGATCAGCAAGGTTGCCACGCAGCGATCGGATTTCGACAGCCTGATCGCTCCGGGGAATGCGACGAGATTGATCGAGGCGTTGAAGCGGAAGGTCGCAGCTTTGTCCGGCGGGGCGCTCAAGGGCTGA
- the hpnI gene encoding bacteriohopanetetrol glucosamine biosynthesis glycosyltransferase HpnI, translating into MVDVLPVLAEGLCVAGLVQQAVGSWLIARRDRNVVPNDVSAIGLPGISLLKPLYGTEPLLDIALESCFLLDYPKYQIVFGAEDPADPALSHVAALARRYPGVDVAVMCGARPVGRNRKVANLMAMLPGARHDLLVISDADIHVPRDYLTSIATAWRAAPDGMVTSYYTGLPAGDALPSVLGAMQINHQFLPGAAIARALGRQDCLGATMALSRATLEAIGGFPALLDHVADDNVLGRRVRARGQVVGLAGTIPATSVTESTFSALFRHELRWARTIRALVPGAYWGMLVQFPLFWALAGLVLAGFATWAWVFLALASGVRYIVARYLERRLGLAGGGAKAPLLAKTAPPWLFLLRDSLSAIIFGASFWSDNVEWRGQVLRADNGAAAPPA; encoded by the coding sequence ATGGTCGACGTACTGCCGGTGCTGGCGGAGGGGTTGTGCGTCGCGGGATTGGTCCAGCAGGCGGTGGGTTCGTGGCTGATCGCGCGGCGGGACCGGAACGTGGTGCCAAACGACGTATCGGCGATCGGTCTGCCGGGGATTTCGTTGCTCAAGCCGCTTTATGGCACCGAACCTCTGCTCGATATCGCGTTGGAATCGTGTTTTCTGCTCGATTATCCGAAGTATCAGATCGTCTTTGGTGCGGAAGATCCGGCGGACCCCGCTCTGTCGCACGTTGCCGCTCTGGCGCGGCGCTATCCGGGGGTCGATGTCGCGGTGATGTGCGGGGCGCGGCCGGTGGGGCGTAATCGGAAGGTGGCCAATCTGATGGCGATGCTGCCGGGGGCGCGGCATGATCTACTGGTGATTTCCGATGCGGATATCCACGTGCCGCGCGATTATCTGACCTCGATCGCGACGGCCTGGCGGGCGGCACCGGACGGGATGGTGACGAGTTATTATACCGGATTGCCGGCGGGGGACGCGTTGCCCTCGGTGCTGGGGGCGATGCAGATCAATCATCAGTTTCTGCCGGGGGCGGCAATCGCGCGGGCGCTGGGACGGCAGGATTGCCTGGGCGCGACGATGGCGCTGAGCCGGGCCACGCTGGAGGCGATCGGCGGGTTTCCGGCGCTGCTCGATCATGTGGCGGATGACAACGTGCTGGGCCGGCGGGTGCGTGCGCGCGGACAGGTGGTGGGGCTGGCGGGGACAATTCCCGCGACCAGTGTGACCGAATCGACGTTTTCGGCGTTGTTCCGCCATGAGTTGCGCTGGGCGCGGACCATCCGTGCGCTGGTTCCGGGGGCTTATTGGGGGATGCTGGTGCAGTTTCCGCTGTTCTGGGCGCTGGCCGGGCTGGTGCTGGCCGGGTTTGCAACCTGGGCCTGGGTGTTTCTCGCTCTGGCTTCCGGGGTTCGGTATATCGTGGCGCGGTATCTGGAGCGGCGGCTCGGGCTTGCAGGGGGTGGCGCGAAAGCCCCGCTGCTTGCCAAAACCGCGCCGCCGTGGCTTTTCCTCTTGCGTGACAGTCTTTCGGCGATCATTTTCGGGGCCAGTTTCTGGAGCGACAATGTCGAATGGCGGGGCCAGGTGCTGCGCGCGGATAATGGCGCGGCGGCTCCACCGGCTTGA